A window from Synechococcus sp. RSCCF101 encodes these proteins:
- the atpE gene encoding ATP synthase F0 subunit C has product MSELTSAASVLAAALAVGLAAIGPGIGQGTAAGQAVEGIARQPEAEGKIRGTLLLSLAFMEALTIYGLVVALVLLFANPFAG; this is encoded by the coding sequence ATGAGTGAACTGACCTCCGCCGCTTCCGTTCTGGCCGCTGCCCTCGCCGTTGGACTCGCCGCCATCGGCCCTGGCATCGGACAGGGCACCGCTGCCGGCCAGGCCGTTGAGGGCATCGCCCGCCAGCCCGAGGCCGAGGGCAAGATCCGGGGCACCCTGCTCCTCTCCCTGGCCTTCATGGAAGCTCTCACCATCTACGGCCTGGTGGTGGCTCTGGTGCTGCTGTTCGCCAACCCCTTCGCGGGCTGA
- a CDS encoding F0F1 ATP synthase subunit B' gives MTSWLQLAAAAAPEGGLFDLDATLPLMAVQVVLLTFILNALFFRPVGRAVEERESYVTTSRAEAKRKLAEVERLEADLTEQLRGARQQAQALILEAEQEMDRLYRDALAEATAEANATREKARKEIEIQRREATSALQSDVDRMSSMIIDRLLAA, from the coding sequence ATGACCAGCTGGCTCCAGCTCGCCGCCGCCGCGGCCCCCGAGGGAGGCCTGTTCGACCTCGATGCCACCCTGCCGCTGATGGCGGTTCAGGTGGTCCTTCTCACCTTCATTCTCAACGCCCTGTTCTTCCGCCCTGTCGGACGGGCCGTCGAGGAGCGTGAGAGCTACGTGACCACCAGTCGCGCCGAGGCCAAGCGCAAGCTGGCCGAAGTCGAGCGTCTCGAAGCCGATCTCACCGAGCAGCTCCGCGGCGCACGCCAGCAGGCCCAGGCCCTCATCCTCGAGGCCGAGCAGGAAATGGATCGCCTCTATCGCGATGCTCTCGCTGAGGCCACAGCTGAAGCCAATGCCACCCGCGAAAAGGCCCGCAAGGAGATCGAGATCCAGCGGCGTGAAGCCACATCGGCTCTCCAGTCCGATGTGGACCGGATGAGCTCCATGATCATTGACCGTCTCCTGGCCGCCTGA
- a CDS encoding F0F1 ATP synthase subunit B: MHADLHHLVLASHGGFGFNFNPLETNLVNLVITIAVLTWFLRGFLGGILERRRQAILSDLSDAEQRLAKAETSLAAAKSELSAAQAKAQQIRADGEARAQGIRRESEMRTVEAMAALKQDALADMSAESARITEELRREAALAAIERVLEQLPSRLDTDGQQRLIDTALSNLEQA; this comes from the coding sequence ATGCACGCTGACCTCCACCATCTCGTTCTGGCCAGCCACGGCGGCTTCGGCTTCAACTTCAATCCGCTTGAGACCAATCTGGTCAACCTCGTCATCACCATCGCGGTGCTGACCTGGTTCCTGAGAGGCTTTCTCGGCGGCATCCTCGAGCGCCGCCGTCAGGCGATCCTCAGCGACCTGAGTGACGCCGAGCAGCGTCTCGCCAAAGCGGAAACCTCTCTTGCGGCCGCCAAAAGCGAGCTTTCCGCCGCCCAGGCCAAGGCCCAGCAGATCCGCGCCGATGGCGAGGCCAGGGCGCAGGGCATCCGTCGTGAGAGTGAGATGCGAACCGTTGAGGCCATGGCTGCTCTCAAGCAGGATGCCCTCGCCGACATGAGTGCCGAGAGCGCTCGCATCACCGAGGAGCTGCGTCGTGAGGCAGCCCTCGCTGCGATCGAGCGGGTTCTCGAGCAGCTCCCCTCCAGGCTGGACACCGATGGCCAGCAACGCCTGATCGACACAGCCCTTTCCAATCTGGAGCAAGCCTGA
- the atpH gene encoding ATP synthase F1 subunit delta: MPLLNAIATPYAEAFLQVCEARDESDLAFQQIKDILAVWESSDELRQAMTSPVLEPAAKKAALELLFAEQVTPALLNLLRLLADRNRTAVLDSVLNRYLELYREMKRIALATVRSATALSDDQQAALRRRILQVAGTESVDMDLTVDPSLIGGFVVSLGSQVIDASLSGQVRRLGLALARTA; this comes from the coding sequence ATGCCATTGCTCAATGCCATTGCCACTCCGTACGCCGAAGCGTTCCTCCAGGTGTGCGAGGCCAGGGATGAAAGCGATCTCGCCTTCCAGCAGATCAAGGACATTCTTGCTGTCTGGGAGTCCTCGGATGAGCTGAGGCAGGCCATGACGAGCCCCGTGCTCGAACCCGCCGCCAAGAAAGCGGCACTGGAGCTGCTCTTCGCCGAGCAGGTGACCCCGGCCCTCCTCAATCTGCTGCGCCTTCTGGCTGATCGCAATCGCACCGCCGTGCTGGATTCGGTCCTGAACCGCTACCTCGAGCTCTACCGCGAGATGAAGCGCATCGCCCTGGCCACCGTGCGTTCCGCCACCGCTCTGAGTGATGACCAGCAGGCGGCGCTTCGGCGCCGGATTCTCCAGGTGGCTGGAACCGAGTCCGTCGACATGGATCTGACTGTGGATCCCTCCCTGATCGGGGGCTTCGTCGTGAGTCTCGGATCGCAGGTCATTGACGCCAGCCTGTCCGGTCAGGTCAGGCGCCTCGGACTGGCGCTGGCCCGCACGGCCTGA
- the atpA gene encoding F0F1 ATP synthase subunit alpha: MVSIRPDEISAILKQQIEDYDKSVSVSNVGTVLQVGDGIARIYGLQQAMAGELVEFEDGTEGIALNLEDDNVGAVLMGEGLGIQEGSTVKATGRIASVPVGDAMLGRVVNPLGQPIDGKGDIATNESRLIESPAPGIIQRRSVHEPMQTGITAIDAMIPIGRGQRELIIGDRQTGKTAIAIDTILNQKDQDVVCVYVAIGQKAASVANVVDVLRERGALDYTVVVAASASEPASLQYLAPYTGASIAESFMYKGKATLVVYDDLTKQAQAYRQMSLLLRRPPGREAYPGDVFYLHSRLLERAAKLSDAMGKGSMTALPIIETQAGDVSAYIPTNVISITDGQVFLSSDLFNSGLRPAINVGISVSRVGGAAQTKAIKKIAGTLKLELAQFDELAAFSQFASDLDAATQKQLGRGKRLRELLKQPQFSPLILAEQVAIVYAGVKGLLDEVPVDQVTSFTRELREYLRTNKAEFIAKVQEEKVLSPESEAILKDAIAEVKSTLLATV; the protein is encoded by the coding sequence ATGGTTTCCATTCGCCCCGACGAGATCAGCGCGATCCTCAAGCAGCAGATCGAGGATTACGACAAGTCCGTCTCGGTCAGCAACGTCGGCACCGTGCTTCAGGTGGGAGACGGGATCGCCCGCATCTACGGCCTTCAACAGGCCATGGCCGGTGAACTCGTCGAATTCGAGGACGGCACCGAAGGCATCGCCCTCAACCTTGAGGACGACAACGTCGGGGCCGTGCTGATGGGGGAAGGTCTCGGAATCCAGGAGGGAAGCACCGTCAAGGCCACTGGTCGCATCGCCTCCGTGCCCGTCGGCGATGCCATGCTCGGGCGTGTGGTCAATCCCCTCGGCCAGCCCATCGACGGCAAGGGTGACATCGCCACCAATGAATCCCGCCTGATTGAATCGCCGGCCCCCGGCATCATCCAGCGACGCTCGGTGCATGAACCCATGCAGACCGGCATCACGGCCATCGACGCCATGATTCCGATCGGTCGCGGCCAGCGCGAGCTGATCATCGGCGACCGTCAGACCGGCAAGACCGCCATCGCCATCGACACGATCCTCAATCAGAAGGATCAGGACGTCGTCTGTGTCTACGTGGCCATCGGCCAGAAGGCGGCCTCCGTTGCCAACGTCGTCGACGTCCTCAGGGAGCGTGGTGCCCTCGACTACACCGTCGTGGTCGCTGCCAGCGCGTCCGAACCCGCCTCGCTGCAGTACCTCGCGCCCTACACCGGCGCCTCCATCGCCGAGTCGTTCATGTACAAGGGCAAGGCCACCCTTGTGGTCTACGACGACCTGACCAAGCAGGCTCAGGCCTACCGCCAGATGTCGCTTCTGCTGCGTCGCCCCCCCGGTCGTGAGGCCTATCCCGGCGATGTCTTCTACCTCCACAGCCGCCTGCTCGAGCGTGCCGCCAAGCTCTCCGATGCCATGGGCAAGGGCTCGATGACCGCCCTTCCGATCATTGAGACCCAGGCCGGTGACGTTTCCGCCTACATCCCCACCAACGTGATCTCGATCACGGATGGTCAGGTCTTCCTCAGCTCCGATCTGTTCAACTCCGGTCTCCGGCCCGCCATCAACGTGGGCATCTCGGTGAGCCGCGTCGGCGGTGCTGCCCAGACCAAGGCCATCAAGAAGATCGCCGGCACCCTCAAGCTCGAGCTGGCCCAGTTCGATGAACTGGCGGCCTTCTCTCAGTTCGCCTCCGATCTGGATGCGGCGACCCAGAAGCAGCTCGGTCGCGGCAAGCGCCTGCGCGAGCTGCTCAAGCAACCGCAGTTCAGCCCGCTGATCCTCGCTGAGCAGGTGGCAATCGTCTACGCCGGCGTCAAGGGGCTCCTCGATGAGGTGCCGGTGGATCAGGTCACCAGCTTCACCCGTGAGCTGCGCGAATACCTCCGTACCAACAAGGCTGAGTTCATCGCCAAGGTTCAGGAGGAGAAGGTGCTCAGCCCCGAGTCGGAGGCCATCCTCAAGGACGCCATCGCTGAGGTGAAGTCCACGCTCCTGGCCACGGTCTGA
- a CDS encoding F0F1 ATP synthase subunit gamma has translation MANLKEIRDRIKSVKNTRKITEAMRLVAAAKVRRAQEQVLRSRPFADRLARVLENILTRVGFDETDANLLENREVESITLMAVTGDRGLCGGYNTNVIKRTERRFSELKQQGYNVELVLVGRKAITYFKNRSYPMRATFSGLEQVPTADEANTISGEILAEFLSGTTDRVEIIYTRFINLVSCRPVVQTLLPLDPQGIASPDDEIFRLTTREGRLTVETGSAPSNEQPALPSDMVFEQSPDQLLNALLPLYLQNQLLRSLQEAAASELASRMTAMNNASDNAKALAKTLTLDYNKARQAAITQEILEVVGGSAVMS, from the coding sequence GTGGCCAATCTCAAGGAAATCCGCGACCGCATCAAGTCGGTCAAGAACACCCGAAAAATCACCGAAGCCATGCGGCTCGTGGCCGCAGCCAAGGTGCGCCGGGCCCAGGAACAGGTGCTGCGCAGCCGTCCCTTCGCGGACCGGCTCGCCCGTGTGCTCGAGAACATCCTCACCCGGGTCGGTTTCGATGAAACCGATGCCAACCTCCTCGAAAACAGGGAGGTGGAGTCGATCACCCTCATGGCCGTCACCGGAGACCGTGGTCTCTGCGGCGGCTACAACACCAATGTGATCAAGCGCACGGAGCGTCGCTTCAGCGAGCTCAAGCAGCAGGGCTACAACGTGGAGCTGGTGCTGGTGGGCCGCAAAGCCATCACCTACTTCAAGAACCGCTCCTATCCCATGCGGGCCACCTTCAGTGGCCTGGAGCAGGTGCCCACCGCTGACGAGGCCAACACCATCTCCGGCGAGATCCTGGCGGAGTTTCTCTCCGGCACAACCGATCGGGTTGAGATCATCTACACCCGGTTCATCAACCTGGTCAGCTGCAGGCCGGTCGTTCAGACCCTCCTCCCCCTGGATCCCCAGGGGATCGCCAGCCCGGATGATGAAATCTTCCGTCTGACAACCCGCGAAGGCCGACTCACCGTGGAGACCGGCAGTGCACCCAGCAATGAGCAGCCGGCGCTCCCCTCGGATATGGTGTTCGAGCAGAGCCCTGACCAGCTGCTGAACGCTCTGCTGCCTCTGTACCTCCAGAACCAGCTCCTGCGTTCGCTTCAGGAAGCGGCAGCCTCCGAGCTGGCCAGCCGAATGACCGCCATGAACAATGCCAGCGACAACGCCAAGGCTCTCGCCAAGACGCTGACGCTGGATTACAACAAGGCCCGTCAGGCGGCCATCACGCAGGAGATCCTGGAAGTGGTGGGTGGTTCGGCCGTGATGAGCTGA
- a CDS encoding 2Fe-2S iron-sulfur cluster-binding protein codes for MSQSFSITAELDGSTYSFVCREDQTVLSAAESEGVPLPSSCCSGVCTSCAARLLAGEVHQPDAMGVKAELQQQGYALLCVAYPRSDLSLLAQQEDALYQAQFGQYQK; via the coding sequence GTGTCCCAGTCCTTCTCCATCACTGCGGAGCTTGATGGCTCCACCTACAGCTTCGTCTGCCGTGAGGATCAGACCGTCCTTTCGGCGGCCGAGTCGGAGGGCGTTCCCCTGCCGAGCTCCTGCTGCTCGGGCGTCTGCACCAGCTGTGCCGCCAGGCTGCTTGCCGGTGAGGTGCACCAGCCTGATGCAATGGGTGTGAAGGCCGAGCTGCAGCAGCAGGGCTACGCCCTGCTTTGCGTCGCCTACCCCCGCAGCGACCTGAGCCTGCTGGCGCAGCAGGAGGATGCCCTCTATCAGGCCCAGTTCGGTCAGTACCAGAAATAA
- a CDS encoding DUF3326 domain-containing protein, protein MSAAAPFPTVMVVPTGIGCEVGGYAGDALPAARLLAAASGGLITHPNVLNAAALYWPDPRLLYVEGWALDRFCAAELALRPRRSRRVGLLIDAGLEPELQRRHRQVADAVRVSLGLPIGPVLVSDAPFGVSLRLGSSGTSWGGLENPSSLLRGGEALVASGAEAIAVVARFPDEPDSEALAAYRRGDGVDGLAGAEAVISHLLVCELGLPCAHAPALAPLPVMADLDPRAAAEEIGHTFLSCVLVGLSQAPDLVAPGDVGPGDLTSDRIGAVVAPAGALGGAAVLACAERGIPVIAVQNPCALTVDAAALGLTVIPAQSYVEAAGWLTLLREGLDAGRWLGGG, encoded by the coding sequence ATGAGTGCCGCTGCCCCATTCCCCACCGTGATGGTGGTGCCCACCGGGATCGGCTGTGAGGTTGGCGGGTATGCCGGCGATGCACTTCCGGCGGCACGGCTTCTGGCCGCCGCCAGCGGCGGCCTGATCACCCACCCCAATGTGCTGAATGCCGCGGCGCTGTACTGGCCAGACCCCCGACTCCTTTACGTGGAGGGGTGGGCTCTCGATCGGTTCTGTGCGGCGGAGCTGGCCCTGCGGCCAAGGCGGTCCAGGCGAGTCGGGCTGCTGATCGATGCCGGCCTGGAGCCGGAGCTGCAACGGCGTCATCGCCAGGTTGCCGATGCGGTGCGCGTCAGCCTCGGCCTGCCAATCGGCCCGGTCCTGGTGAGCGATGCCCCCTTTGGCGTGAGCCTTCGTCTGGGGTCCTCAGGCACCAGCTGGGGCGGACTCGAGAACCCGTCCAGCCTGCTCAGAGGGGGGGAGGCTCTGGTCGCGTCCGGTGCCGAGGCCATTGCCGTGGTGGCCCGCTTTCCCGATGAGCCCGACAGTGAGGCCCTGGCGGCCTATCGCCGCGGTGACGGGGTCGACGGGCTCGCCGGCGCTGAGGCCGTGATCAGCCACCTGCTCGTCTGTGAGCTGGGCCTGCCCTGTGCCCACGCCCCGGCCCTCGCCCCGCTGCCGGTGATGGCGGATCTGGATCCGCGCGCTGCCGCGGAGGAGATCGGCCATACCTTCCTCAGTTGCGTGCTGGTGGGCCTGTCGCAGGCACCGGACCTGGTGGCGCCGGGGGACGTGGGGCCCGGCGATCTGACGAGCGACCGGATCGGGGCCGTCGTGGCACCGGCCGGGGCACTCGGTGGTGCGGCCGTGCTGGCCTGCGCCGAGCGGGGCATTCCCGTGATCGCCGTGCAGAACCCCTGCGCTCTGACTGTGGATGCCGCTGCCCTCGGACTGACCGTGATTCCCGCCCAGAGCTATGTGGAAGCCGCCGGCTGGCTCACTCTGTTAAGGGAGGGACTCGACGCCGGGCGGTGGCTGGGGGGGGGCTGA
- a CDS encoding SulP family inorganic anion transporter, whose product MTTTASSAPKAGRIFNYIGRHNIRGDFFGGLTAAVIALPMALAFGVASGAGAAAGLWSAAIIGMVTALFGGTPALISEPTGPMTVVFTAVLATLTTRADSPAQALAIAFTVVMLSGVFQILYGVFRLGRYITQMPYTVISGFMSGIGTILIVLQIGPLLGQAQPPGGVLGTLQSLPELLRGIEPLESLLALITLAVLWFTPERLKRVIPAQLFALIVGTIISLVAFRGVELRRIGEIPSGLPQLTLPALSPDVLQLVLINAALLGMLGSIDCLLTCLVSDSLTRTEHQSNKELVGQGVANIAAGLCGALPGSGATTATVVNIQAGGRTGLSGILRAVILALLILAGSGLASRIPLAVLAAIVFKVGIDIVDWEFLGRVPRLSRKGALITYVVIALTVLVDLMVAVGVGIFIANIITIDKMSAMQTRGVKSVSTGDDDADISDSERDLLQRAAGRVLLFQLNGAMIFGVAKAINREHNAIGECDAVIFDLSEVEHLGLTAALAIENAVEEAIEVGRNVYVVGAHGNPRRRLEQLKLYEQLPDDHTDLTRHQALVHAVGSLT is encoded by the coding sequence ATGACCACCACCGCCAGCTCGGCACCGAAAGCCGGTCGGATCTTCAACTACATCGGACGCCACAACATCCGCGGCGACTTCTTCGGTGGCCTCACGGCCGCCGTGATCGCCCTGCCGATGGCCCTCGCCTTCGGTGTGGCCAGCGGTGCCGGCGCCGCAGCCGGCCTCTGGTCGGCGGCCATCATCGGCATGGTCACGGCTCTGTTCGGGGGCACCCCCGCCCTGATCTCGGAGCCCACCGGCCCGATGACCGTGGTCTTCACCGCCGTTCTGGCGACGCTGACCACACGCGCCGACTCGCCGGCCCAGGCCCTGGCCATCGCCTTCACCGTGGTGATGCTGTCCGGGGTTTTCCAGATCCTCTATGGCGTCTTCCGGCTCGGGCGGTACATCACCCAGATGCCGTACACGGTGATCTCGGGGTTCATGAGCGGCATCGGCACGATCCTGATCGTGCTCCAGATCGGCCCTCTGCTCGGCCAGGCCCAGCCCCCGGGCGGCGTGCTCGGCACCCTCCAGAGCCTGCCGGAACTGCTGCGGGGGATCGAACCTCTGGAATCCCTGCTGGCCCTGATCACGCTGGCGGTGCTGTGGTTCACCCCGGAGCGCCTCAAGCGCGTGATTCCGGCCCAGCTGTTCGCCCTGATCGTGGGAACGATCATCTCCCTGGTGGCCTTCCGTGGGGTGGAGCTGCGCCGCATCGGAGAGATCCCCAGCGGTCTGCCGCAGCTCACCCTGCCGGCGCTCTCCCCGGATGTGCTGCAGCTGGTGCTGATCAACGCCGCGCTGCTGGGCATGCTCGGCTCGATCGACTGCCTGCTGACCTGCCTGGTCTCCGACAGCCTCACCCGCACGGAGCACCAGTCCAACAAGGAGCTCGTGGGTCAGGGGGTGGCCAACATCGCCGCCGGACTCTGCGGCGCCCTGCCAGGCTCCGGGGCCACCACCGCCACGGTCGTGAACATCCAGGCCGGTGGACGCACCGGCCTTTCGGGGATCCTCAGGGCCGTGATCCTGGCTCTGCTGATCCTGGCCGGATCGGGGCTCGCGTCCCGGATCCCTCTGGCCGTGCTTGCGGCGATCGTGTTCAAGGTGGGCATCGACATCGTCGACTGGGAGTTTCTGGGGCGGGTGCCCCGCCTCTCACGCAAGGGTGCCCTGATCACCTACGTCGTGATCGCCCTGACGGTTCTGGTGGATCTGATGGTGGCTGTGGGCGTGGGCATCTTCATCGCCAACATCATCACCATCGACAAGATGAGCGCCATGCAGACCCGCGGCGTCAAGTCCGTGAGCACGGGAGATGATGATGCGGACATCAGCGACAGCGAGAGGGATCTGCTCCAGCGGGCCGCTGGCCGCGTGCTCCTGTTTCAACTCAACGGGGCCATGATCTTCGGGGTGGCCAAGGCGATCAACCGGGAACACAACGCCATCGGTGAATGCGATGCGGTGATCTTCGACCTCAGCGAGGTGGAACATCTCGGTCTCACCGCCGCCCTGGCGATCGAGAATGCCGTGGAGGAAGCGATTGAAGTCGGCCGCAACGTCTACGTGGTCGGAGCGCATGGCAACCCGCGCCGCCGGCTCGAACAGCTGAAGCTCTACGAGCAGCTGCCCGACGACCACACCGATCTCACCCGCCATCAGGCTCTGGTTCACGCCGTGGGCAGCCTCACCTGA
- a CDS encoding cation:proton antiporter — protein sequence MDALIAWFHEEPLGSFALLLAISLAVPPLFERMRLPGVLGLLAAGVLLGPQGLRLLSGELPVVQLLADVGLLYLMFVAGLEIDLNQLRKVRNRALGFGTLTFLVPLLAGSLLARAFGFGWTPSILIGSLLSSHSLMTYPLLRRLGVVANEAVTVTIGATILTDIAALILLAVCLGIHAGGFSAGRLVSLLLLLSLYTVVVLVGIDRGGRIFFRRSGSDEGKQFLFVLLAVFLAALTAELVGVEKIVGAFLAGLAVNDVVGDGPVKEKVVFVGSVLFIPIFFVDIGLLVDGPALLNSVDSLGLAAAIVLTLLISKLAAAALCAGPWGYSTRETLTMWAMSIPQVATTLAAVLVAHRVGLVSDAVLNSVVVLMVVTATLGPLLISRVAVGLNVPEASLEIPERRQLAAADGPMTVMVPLHNPGTEPRLIALAALIAQRHQGRIVPLTVALARPLRDRAGQEADNRRNQQLLRDAEAHSRRFAVSTEPLFRLDDSIPLGIVRASQEQQADLVVMGWSDSGTLPARVLGSVIGSVFSQAPCPVVVARMRQAPQDVRRILVPVETFTSRGIRMAAYARLLTEALDARVSLLHVMSPARSGRRRSWAGDQLEQLAARVGLPETSEMRVRDAVDVAGAIVREAEGFDLVILHSQRQPLAAEGFGFSILTNALIRRLASSSIVIGEAPES from the coding sequence ATGGACGCCCTGATCGCCTGGTTCCACGAGGAGCCCCTCGGCTCCTTCGCCCTGCTGCTGGCGATCAGCCTGGCGGTGCCGCCGCTGTTCGAGCGGATGCGGCTGCCGGGTGTGCTGGGCCTTCTCGCCGCGGGGGTGCTGCTGGGACCGCAGGGGCTGCGGCTGCTCAGCGGTGAGCTGCCGGTGGTGCAGCTGCTGGCGGATGTGGGCCTGCTGTATCTGATGTTCGTGGCGGGGCTGGAAATCGATCTCAACCAGCTGCGCAAGGTCAGGAACCGGGCCCTGGGCTTCGGGACGCTGACCTTCCTCGTGCCGCTGCTGGCCGGGTCGCTGCTGGCCCGGGCCTTCGGTTTCGGATGGACGCCATCGATTCTGATCGGGTCGCTGCTCTCCTCCCACAGCCTCATGACCTATCCCCTGCTGCGCCGGTTGGGAGTGGTGGCCAATGAGGCCGTGACAGTGACCATCGGCGCCACGATCCTGACCGACATCGCCGCCCTGATCCTGCTGGCGGTCTGCCTCGGCATCCATGCCGGGGGATTCAGCGCCGGCCGGCTGGTGAGCCTGCTGCTGCTCCTGAGCCTCTACACCGTTGTGGTGCTGGTGGGGATCGACCGGGGTGGCCGGATCTTCTTCCGCCGCTCCGGCAGCGACGAGGGCAAGCAGTTTCTCTTCGTGCTGCTCGCCGTCTTCCTGGCGGCGCTCACAGCCGAACTGGTCGGGGTGGAGAAGATCGTCGGGGCGTTCCTGGCCGGCCTGGCGGTCAACGACGTCGTCGGGGACGGCCCGGTCAAGGAGAAGGTGGTCTTCGTGGGCAGCGTGCTGTTCATCCCGATCTTCTTTGTCGACATCGGCCTGCTGGTGGATGGCCCGGCCCTCCTCAACAGCGTCGATTCGCTGGGTCTTGCCGCGGCGATCGTGCTGACGCTGCTGATCAGCAAGCTGGCCGCAGCGGCGCTGTGTGCCGGGCCCTGGGGCTACAGCACCCGCGAGACGCTCACGATGTGGGCGATGTCGATCCCCCAGGTCGCCACCACCCTCGCCGCGGTGCTGGTGGCCCATCGCGTGGGGCTGGTCTCCGACGCCGTGCTCAACAGCGTGGTGGTGCTGATGGTGGTCACCGCCACGCTCGGCCCCCTGCTGATCTCCCGGGTGGCCGTGGGGCTCAACGTGCCGGAGGCCAGCCTGGAGATCCCCGAACGGCGCCAGCTGGCCGCCGCTGACGGCCCCATGACCGTGATGGTGCCGCTCCACAATCCCGGCACCGAACCGCGGCTGATCGCCCTGGCCGCCCTGATCGCCCAGCGTCACCAGGGCCGGATCGTGCCTCTCACAGTGGCCCTGGCCCGCCCCCTGCGGGACCGCGCCGGGCAGGAGGCGGACAACCGCCGCAACCAGCAGCTGCTGCGGGATGCGGAGGCGCACAGCCGCCGCTTCGCTGTCTCGACCGAGCCGCTCTTCCGGCTGGACGACAGCATTCCCCTGGGAATCGTGCGGGCCAGCCAGGAGCAGCAGGCCGACCTGGTGGTGATGGGCTGGAGCGATTCCGGCACCCTGCCGGCCCGGGTTCTGGGCAGCGTCATCGGCAGCGTCTTCAGCCAGGCGCCCTGCCCGGTGGTGGTGGCCCGGATGCGGCAGGCCCCTCAGGATGTGCGCCGCATCCTCGTGCCGGTCGAGACCTTCACCAGCCGGGGCATCCGCATGGCGGCCTACGCCCGCCTGCTGACCGAGGCCCTCGATGCCCGCGTCAGCCTGCTGCACGTGATGTCACCGGCCCGTAGCGGCCGCCGCCGAAGCTGGGCGGGCGACCAGCTGGAACAGCTGGCCGCCAGGGTGGGTCTGCCGGAGACCAGCGAGATGCGCGTGCGCGATGCCGTGGATGTGGCGGGCGCCATCGTGCGGGAGGCCGAGGGGTTCGACCTGGTGATCCTGCACTCCCAGCGTCAGCCTCTTGCGGCCGAAGGCTTCGGCTTCAGCATCCTCACCAATGCCCTGATCCGGCGCCTCGCCAGTTCCTCGATCGTGATCGGCGAAGCCCCCGAGAGCTGA
- a CDS encoding 2Fe-2S iron-sulfur cluster-binding protein: MNAASTPSASEIYGRALPPHPVEGAVAGLAAGVILGFTAGAWLAGGGGAMGARTEQRLALGAGGMAFGGAAGLVDVGLRRRRFRAEAARSWRGWRPFRVIRKQPESREITSFHLAPVDGLPIPTFSPGQFLTIQLPIPGQGRPTVRTYSLSDDLADGSRPGAQYRLSIKREPAPRGLDVPPGRASSWMHDAVEEGSTLLCRPPAGAFVLHGDRDRPIALVSNGVGITPMLTMARAARRLGLQQPIWFIHGARDGSHQAFSSEIRDLAAPGPAGVPAPVHVHLAYSRPRPEDEGRYQSRGRVDAALLQRLLPEDADIYLCGSPPFMEGMLAALRQVRGGDGEAIEGVFFEVFTPAPRPQHPDPADGSAAGQAAEVTFHRSGREARWAEAAGSLLELAEDQGLTPPFACRAGVCGTCRCRVLEGAVETTATPSAPLGEGEALICISRPAGGRVVLDL; encoded by the coding sequence ATGAACGCAGCCTCAACGCCCTCGGCGAGCGAGATCTACGGCAGGGCCTTGCCGCCCCACCCCGTTGAGGGCGCCGTCGCCGGCCTGGCGGCGGGGGTGATCCTGGGCTTCACGGCCGGCGCCTGGCTGGCGGGCGGCGGCGGGGCGATGGGAGCCCGCACCGAGCAGCGCCTGGCGCTGGGAGCGGGGGGGATGGCCTTCGGTGGCGCAGCGGGCCTGGTGGACGTAGGCCTTCGGCGCCGCCGGTTCAGGGCCGAGGCAGCCCGGAGCTGGCGGGGCTGGCGCCCCTTCCGGGTGATCCGCAAGCAGCCCGAGAGCCGGGAGATCACCTCATTTCACCTCGCTCCGGTGGATGGCCTGCCCATTCCCACCTTCTCCCCCGGCCAGTTCCTGACCATCCAGCTGCCGATCCCGGGGCAGGGGCGACCGACGGTGCGCACCTACTCCCTCTCCGACGACCTGGCGGACGGGAGCCGGCCCGGTGCGCAATACCGACTCTCGATCAAGCGCGAACCCGCGCCCCGCGGCCTGGATGTACCGCCGGGCCGGGCCTCCTCCTGGATGCACGACGCGGTGGAGGAGGGCAGCACGCTGCTCTGTCGCCCCCCCGCCGGGGCCTTCGTGCTCCACGGGGATCGCGACCGTCCGATCGCCCTGGTGAGCAACGGGGTCGGTATCACGCCCATGCTCACGATGGCCAGAGCCGCCAGGCGCCTGGGGCTTCAGCAGCCGATCTGGTTCATTCACGGCGCCCGCGACGGCAGCCACCAGGCCTTCAGCAGCGAGATCCGGGACCTGGCCGCCCCCGGGCCAGCAGGGGTCCCAGCGCCGGTCCACGTCCATCTGGCCTACAGCCGTCCCCGCCCGGAGGACGAGGGCCGCTACCAGAGCCGCGGGCGGGTGGATGCCGCCCTGCTGCAGCGTCTCCTGCCCGAGGACGCAGACATCTACCTCTGCGGCTCCCCACCGTTCATGGAGGGGATGCTCGCTGCGCTGCGGCAGGTGCGGGGCGGGGACGGCGAGGCGATCGAGGGTGTGTTCTTCGAGGTGTTCACGCCGGCGCCGAGACCGCAACACCCCGATCCGGCCGATGGCAGCGCCGCCGGTCAGGCCGCCGAGGTGACCTTTCATCGATCCGGCCGTGAGGCCCGCTGGGCGGAGGCCGCCGGATCCCTGCTGGAGCTCGCCGAGGATCAGGGACTCACGCCCCCCTTCGCCTGTCGGGCCGGGGTCTGCGGCACATGCCGCTGCCGGGTGCTGGAGGGAGCGGTGGAGACCACCGCCACGCCGAGCGCTCCGCTGGGCGAGGGCGAGGCCCTGATCTGCATCTCCCGGCCAGCCGGCGGGCGAGTGGTGCTCGATCTCTGA